The Brachybacterium huguangmaarense genome contains a region encoding:
- a CDS encoding M13 family metallopeptidase, with protein sequence MSSDDTTLAAGLDRSGVDDSQRLQDDLFGHVNGAWLRDHVMPADRSSDGEFRRLRDLSESQVREIVEDAASAEVPADPSTPTERIGALYRLFMDTEAIEGAGRAPLEPLLDEIVALSDHTALTRAMASPDAGTSLIHAYVWTDDRDSTRYQVKLHQGGLGLPDESYYREDRYAEIREAYVTHLGRLAQLAALPGRDGLVDGDATAQARAVMDLETRLAGTHVDVVRLRDSEKSDNPMGRAELREAAPGLDWNAYIEGTGAAASAFEVVNVGQPEFLAGAAPLFADEPLPVLRTWLALHTVSAYAPYLSSDFVEAEFDFSGRVLSGAEELRERWKRGVAFVEGAVGFDVGREYVERHFPASHKERMQGLVDSLLAAYRTSISSLDWMTPATRDKALEKLERFTPKIGYPEQWRSYDGLVVDPADLVASVRASRRFDAAYEFGKVGGPIDPYEWHMTPQTVNAYYNPGANEIVFPAAILQPPFFDADAEDAVNFGGIGAVIGHEIGHGFDDQGSKYDGDGNLRSWWTEEDRREFEKRTAALIEQYSALSPRELDDTHHVSGALTIGENIGDLGGLSIAVAAYLSHFEGEEPPVLDGMTGLQRLFWSWATVWRGKNRPQESIRRLATDPHSPAEFRCNVPAAHIDAFYEAFDVTEGDAMYLAPERRVRIW encoded by the coding sequence ATGTCCTCTGATGACACCACTCTCGCCGCCGGCCTCGACCGCTCCGGGGTCGATGACTCCCAGCGCCTCCAGGACGACCTGTTCGGGCACGTCAACGGCGCGTGGCTGCGCGACCACGTGATGCCCGCCGACCGGTCGAGCGACGGCGAGTTCCGGCGCCTGCGCGACCTGTCCGAGAGCCAGGTCCGCGAGATCGTCGAGGACGCGGCGAGCGCCGAGGTCCCCGCCGACCCGTCCACGCCCACCGAGCGGATCGGCGCGCTCTACCGGCTGTTCATGGACACCGAGGCGATCGAGGGCGCCGGTCGCGCCCCGCTCGAGCCGCTCCTGGACGAGATCGTCGCCCTGTCCGACCACACCGCGCTGACCCGGGCGATGGCGTCGCCCGACGCCGGCACCTCCCTGATCCACGCGTACGTGTGGACGGACGACCGCGACTCGACGCGCTACCAGGTCAAGCTGCACCAGGGCGGCCTGGGGCTGCCCGACGAGTCCTACTACCGCGAGGACCGGTACGCCGAGATCCGCGAGGCCTACGTGACCCATCTGGGCCGCCTCGCCCAGCTCGCCGCCCTGCCCGGCCGCGACGGCCTCGTCGACGGGGACGCCACCGCCCAGGCCCGCGCGGTCATGGACCTCGAGACGCGTCTGGCCGGCACGCACGTGGACGTCGTGCGGCTGCGCGACTCCGAGAAGTCCGACAACCCCATGGGCCGTGCCGAGCTGCGCGAGGCCGCACCGGGACTCGACTGGAACGCGTACATCGAGGGCACGGGCGCCGCGGCCTCGGCCTTCGAGGTCGTCAACGTCGGCCAGCCTGAGTTCCTCGCGGGCGCCGCTCCCCTGTTCGCCGACGAGCCGCTGCCCGTGCTGCGCACGTGGCTCGCGCTGCACACGGTCTCCGCGTACGCGCCGTACCTGTCCTCGGACTTCGTGGAGGCCGAGTTCGACTTCAGCGGCCGCGTGCTGTCCGGCGCCGAGGAGCTGCGCGAGCGCTGGAAGCGCGGGGTCGCGTTCGTCGAGGGCGCCGTCGGCTTCGACGTGGGCCGCGAGTACGTCGAGCGCCACTTCCCGGCCTCGCACAAGGAGCGCATGCAGGGTCTCGTGGACTCCCTGCTCGCCGCCTACCGCACGTCCATCTCCTCGCTCGACTGGATGACGCCGGCCACGCGGGACAAGGCGCTCGAGAAGCTCGAGCGCTTCACCCCCAAGATCGGCTACCCGGAGCAGTGGCGCAGCTACGACGGACTCGTGGTCGACCCCGCCGACCTCGTCGCCTCGGTGCGCGCGAGCCGGCGCTTCGACGCCGCCTACGAGTTCGGCAAGGTCGGCGGCCCGATCGACCCGTACGAGTGGCACATGACGCCGCAGACCGTCAACGCCTACTACAACCCCGGCGCCAACGAGATCGTGTTCCCGGCCGCGATCCTGCAGCCCCCGTTCTTCGACGCCGACGCGGAGGACGCCGTGAACTTCGGCGGCATCGGCGCGGTCATCGGCCACGAGATCGGGCACGGCTTCGACGACCAGGGCTCGAAGTACGACGGGGACGGGAACCTGCGCTCGTGGTGGACCGAGGAGGACCGTCGCGAGTTCGAGAAGCGCACGGCGGCGCTCATCGAGCAGTACTCGGCGCTCTCGCCGCGCGAGCTCGACGACACCCACCACGTCTCGGGCGCCCTCACGATCGGCGAGAACATCGGCGACCTGGGCGGCCTGTCGATCGCCGTCGCCGCCTACCTCTCGCACTTCGAGGGCGAGGAGCCGCCCGTGCTCGACGGCATGACCGGTCTGCAGCGCCTGTTCTGGTCGTGGGCCACGGTGTGGCGCGGCAAGAACCGGCCCCAGGAGTCGATCCGGCGCCTGGCGACCGACCCGCACTCCCCCGCCGAGTTCCGCTGCAACGTGCCGGCCGCGCACATCGACGCGTTCTACGAGGCGTTCGACGTGACCGAGGGTGACGCGATGTACCTCGCACCCGAACGCCGGGTCCGCATCTGGTGA
- a CDS encoding ECF transporter S component: protein MTTTKATPHERTDRRRGFRTVDVTVTVTIGIAMGVVFLGLNYLYYPINSITAAFAPAAGVLAGVWFLPAILAGLIVRRPGAALLAELIASFVEMLIGNQWGYTTMISGLAQGLGVEIGLALLAYRRFGIGALALAGVVAAGLEWVYEAFATSAVSWALSWKLVYLALMALSGAVISPLVCLPLGRLLARTGVLNAFPIGRERAARDLV, encoded by the coding sequence ATGACGACGACGAAGGCCACACCGCACGAGAGGACGGACCGCCGGCGCGGGTTCCGCACCGTGGACGTCACCGTCACGGTCACGATCGGGATCGCGATGGGCGTCGTGTTCCTGGGCCTGAACTACCTCTACTACCCGATCAACTCGATCACGGCGGCCTTCGCGCCCGCCGCCGGGGTCCTCGCGGGCGTCTGGTTCCTGCCGGCGATCCTGGCGGGCCTGATCGTGCGCCGCCCCGGCGCGGCCCTGCTGGCCGAGCTCATCGCCTCCTTCGTGGAGATGCTGATCGGCAACCAGTGGGGGTACACGACGATGATTTCGGGCCTCGCCCAGGGCCTCGGGGTCGAGATCGGCCTGGCGCTGCTCGCGTACCGGCGCTTCGGCATCGGCGCCCTCGCCCTCGCGGGGGTGGTCGCGGCCGGACTCGAGTGGGTCTACGAGGCCTTCGCGACGAGCGCCGTGTCCTGGGCGCTGTCCTGGAAGCTCGTCTACCTCGCGCTCATGGCGCTCTCGGGAGCCGTGATCAGCCCCCTCGTCTGCCTCCCCCTCGGGCGCCTGCTCGCCCGGACGGGCGTCCTGAACGCCTTCCCCATCGGGCGGGAGCGGGCGGCACGGGACCTCGTGTGA
- a CDS encoding ankyrin repeat domain-containing protein, which translates to MTSNNASPADDDAVALAHSLFDACRRGDAAGVLPYLDAGAPATMRDADGNSLLMLAAYHDHPELVRALAERGADVDQLNDRGQSPLAGAAFKGYDAVARVLLDAGADPELGTPSGRETAAFFGREAIAAMIEERRARP; encoded by the coding sequence GTGACCTCGAACAACGCCTCCCCCGCAGACGACGATGCCGTGGCCCTCGCGCACTCCCTGTTCGACGCGTGCCGCCGCGGCGACGCCGCCGGAGTCCTGCCCTATCTCGACGCCGGGGCGCCCGCCACGATGCGCGACGCCGACGGCAACTCGCTGCTCATGCTCGCGGCCTACCACGACCACCCGGAGCTCGTGAGGGCTCTCGCCGAGCGCGGAGCGGACGTGGACCAGCTCAACGACCGCGGCCAGAGCCCTCTCGCCGGGGCCGCCTTCAAGGGGTACGACGCGGTGGCACGGGTGCTGCTCGACGCGGGCGCGGATCCCGAGCTCGGCACGCCGAGCGGACGGGAGACCGCCGCCTTCTTCGGGCGCGAGGCCATCGCGGCGATGATCGAGGAGCGTCGCGCCCGACCGTGA
- a CDS encoding PIG-L family deacetylase → MPVTPTAEPRDPWALLDAARTVLTVHAHPDDESLSTGTLLAHLAARGAEVVLVTATRGEEGETIPGSIPAGDTRLFDEVRMAELDGAASALGIARRHLLGTPPALAPGAAPRRYRDSGMRWVTPQIAGPAEGTGDDAFTRRPHQEALADLVAAIEHERPDVLVSYDDGGTYGHPDHVLVHQLTAEASAATGVPFVEVESYNEEGHGSADGVFAHRELPGTAAAVRGALDAHRTQLTLLAPDRRTDSIGLRLSGGQEHRLPLGAGVRVHDAD, encoded by the coding sequence ATGCCCGTGACGCCCACCGCCGAGCCCCGCGATCCGTGGGCCCTGCTCGATGCCGCCCGCACCGTGCTCACCGTGCACGCCCACCCCGACGACGAGTCCCTCTCGACCGGCACCCTGCTGGCCCACCTGGCCGCCCGCGGGGCCGAGGTGGTGCTCGTGACCGCGACCCGCGGCGAGGAGGGCGAGACGATCCCCGGCTCGATCCCGGCAGGGGACACCCGTCTCTTCGACGAGGTGCGGATGGCGGAGCTCGACGGCGCGGCCTCCGCCCTCGGGATCGCGCGACGGCACCTGCTGGGCACCCCGCCCGCGCTCGCCCCCGGCGCCGCGCCGCGCCGCTACCGCGACTCGGGCATGCGCTGGGTGACCCCGCAGATCGCCGGCCCCGCCGAGGGCACAGGCGACGACGCCTTCACGCGGCGCCCGCACCAGGAGGCGCTCGCCGACCTCGTGGCCGCCATCGAGCACGAGCGTCCCGACGTGCTCGTCTCGTACGACGACGGCGGCACCTACGGCCACCCCGACCACGTGCTCGTCCACCAGCTCACCGCGGAGGCCTCCGCCGCGACCGGCGTCCCCTTCGTCGAGGTCGAGAGCTACAACGAGGAGGGCCACGGATCGGCAGACGGCGTCTTCGCCCACCGTGAGCTGCCCGGGACCGCCGCCGCCGTGCGCGGCGCGCTCGACGCGCACCGCACCCAGCTGACGCTGCTGGCTCCCGACAGGCGCACCGACTCGATCGGGCTGCGCCTGAGCGGGGGCCAGGAGCACCGGCTCCCGCTCGGCGCCGGGGTGCGCGTGCACGACGCGGACTGA
- a CDS encoding endonuclease/exonuclease/phosphatase family protein, producing the protein MDEPAAPLVPEAAAPRRTLRILSWNICELRGDLGALVAAIGDIAPDILLVQEAPRLVLPQTRLDWFARRIGRRVLVGGRFGRGLAILATDEVARQLVRSGMHRVSQRITDGKSTYPRGVAAVRLSTGPGAELVVSCIHFALQEDNRIVHARHVQELVRGAGAPVVVGGDLNEVGSGAARTLLGQAARDTGDDAHGGTFPARRPQRRIDALYATPDVRVLGARTLTESASVPAERFREASDHLPVLLEIEVPAF; encoded by the coding sequence ATGGACGAGCCCGCCGCGCCCCTCGTGCCGGAGGCCGCCGCGCCCCGGCGCACGCTGCGCATCCTGAGCTGGAACATCTGCGAGCTGCGAGGAGACCTCGGCGCCCTCGTGGCCGCCATCGGCGACATCGCCCCCGACATCCTGCTCGTGCAGGAGGCTCCCCGGCTCGTGCTGCCGCAGACCCGTCTGGACTGGTTCGCCCGACGCATCGGCCGTCGCGTCCTGGTCGGCGGACGCTTCGGACGCGGGCTCGCGATCCTCGCGACCGACGAGGTCGCGCGCCAGCTGGTGCGGTCGGGCATGCACCGGGTGTCCCAGCGCATCACGGACGGCAAGTCCACCTATCCCCGCGGGGTGGCGGCGGTGCGGCTGTCGACCGGTCCCGGCGCCGAGCTCGTCGTCTCGTGCATCCACTTCGCCCTCCAGGAGGACAACCGGATCGTGCATGCACGCCACGTGCAGGAGCTCGTGCGCGGCGCGGGCGCCCCCGTCGTCGTCGGCGGGGACCTCAACGAGGTGGGCAGCGGTGCCGCGCGCACCCTGCTGGGTCAGGCGGCGCGGGACACCGGCGACGACGCGCACGGCGGCACGTTCCCCGCCCGCCGACCGCAGCGGCGCATCGACGCGCTCTACGCGACGCCCGACGTGCGGGTGCTCGGCGCACGGACTCTCACCGAGAGCGCCTCCGTGCCCGCAGAACGCTTCCGCGAGGCCTCCGACCACCTGCCGGTGCTGCTCGAGATCGAGGTCCCGGCCTTCTGA
- a CDS encoding GNAT family N-acetyltransferase, which produces MPSSEPRASHPSAVPSEIVVRRAPLREIDPRTLYRILQLRERVFTMEQHATDEDLDGRELEDTTILVWLEERTSEGGDGTGRVIAQARVLADRDAMRIGRVVVAGDRRRGGAGRRVMQAALDVCREQGPGLEIRIDAQAYLEQWYGSMGFETVGGIFLEAGIEHVAMVLRP; this is translated from the coding sequence GTGCCCAGCTCCGAGCCCCGTGCCAGTCATCCGTCCGCCGTGCCGTCCGAGATCGTGGTGCGTCGCGCCCCGCTGCGCGAGATCGACCCGCGCACGCTCTACCGCATCCTGCAGCTGCGCGAGCGCGTCTTCACCATGGAGCAGCACGCGACGGACGAGGATCTCGACGGGCGCGAGCTCGAGGACACGACGATCCTGGTCTGGCTCGAGGAGCGGACGTCCGAAGGCGGCGACGGGACCGGACGCGTGATCGCCCAGGCGCGGGTCCTCGCCGACCGTGACGCGATGCGGATCGGTCGCGTCGTGGTCGCGGGGGACCGGCGCCGCGGCGGGGCGGGCCGACGCGTCATGCAGGCCGCCCTCGACGTCTGCCGCGAGCAGGGCCCCGGGCTCGAGATCCGCATCGACGCCCAGGCGTACCTCGAGCAGTGGTACGGCTCGATGGGCTTCGAGACGGTCGGCGGCATCTTCCTCGAGGCCGGCATCGAGCACGTCGCGATGGTGCTGCGCCCCTGA
- a CDS encoding ArsR/SmtB family transcription factor has translation MSTRPPAPPAIVEDHGLPLRSLQRPDQLRALAHPRRLQIMDLLIAEGPLTASECAAALGDSAASCSYHLRQLARFGFVEEAEGGHGRSRPWRWVALGTRIDAGDSPAERSAAEALEAVVEAGKIDRIRAYQQHRSSEPWRTSASSSSWSIRMTEAELQGLSSSIAALLAPLQQRTFAGEAPEGSRVVDVLAYLMPRPDRHAAEGPTTDDEPAAEAPGGDGQTHA, from the coding sequence ATGTCGACTCGCCCTCCCGCCCCGCCTGCCATCGTCGAGGACCACGGCCTGCCGCTGCGGAGCCTGCAGCGCCCCGATCAGCTGCGGGCGCTGGCGCATCCGCGCCGGCTGCAGATCATGGACCTGCTGATCGCCGAGGGACCGTTGACCGCGAGCGAGTGCGCCGCGGCCCTCGGCGACTCGGCGGCGTCCTGCTCGTACCACCTGCGCCAGCTGGCGCGGTTCGGGTTCGTCGAGGAGGCCGAGGGCGGTCACGGCCGCAGCCGTCCGTGGCGGTGGGTCGCGCTCGGCACCCGGATCGACGCCGGGGACAGCCCCGCCGAACGGTCGGCCGCAGAGGCCCTCGAGGCCGTCGTCGAGGCCGGCAAGATCGACCGCATCCGCGCGTACCAGCAGCACCGGTCGAGCGAGCCGTGGCGGACGTCCGCGTCCTCGTCGTCCTGGTCGATCCGGATGACCGAGGCCGAGCTGCAGGGTCTGTCATCCTCCATCGCCGCACTCCTCGCCCCGCTGCAGCAGCGCACCTTCGCCGGGGAGGCGCCGGAGGGGTCCCGGGTCGTCGACGTCCTCGCCTACCTGATGCCCCGTCCCGACCGGCACGCAGCCGAGGGCCCGACCACGGACGATGAGCCGGCCGCGGAGGCGCCGGGCGGTGACGGACAGACCCATGCGTGA
- a CDS encoding ATP-binding cassette domain-containing protein: MTTRARVGGALEVHDLSWRPAGRRLPTIDHLDLRLEPGSTVLLAGASGSGKSTVLLALAGLLDDESGDLSGRVDGSARRGLVLQQPEHTVVAETVGRDVAFGPENRSVPRAEIWERVHGVLADLVPDVDEAAGPLETSGGQLQRVSLSGALALDPEVLLLDEPVSMLDPASAHEVREAVATLARERTVVIAEHRVEPWLDLADRLLVLGPQARILADGDPRTLLAEQRETLLAAGLELPAPATAAAQETAAAQATVAEPATAGDADVAEVLALEDVAVVHPDGTGRLLAEHLELHAPPGALVAITGPSGAGKSTLLRLVVGLDEPAGGTVRRPEARRRAMVPQNPEHSFVAGTVREEILASLWVSDASIADRLLAATDLAALAGANPFTLSGGEQRRLAIAAALAAQPALLVLDEPTVGLDARRAAAVLDLLDTARAQGCTVVAATHDPVLAARADQRVELAGGPAAQPARLRRRAAPAARLNQLTMLAIGLLAMIGSFAVDSPAVGALVMAPIVVLAPLAVRSLRAAAPRVLPTVLAMATVAWSVVLLSPASIGSAAAWELAAREALRIGALVLPGVLMLGSLDPTRLGDALGQRAHLPARIVVGSTAGLAHLSTFRRSWRILMEARRLRGLAPRWSLRPYASATLGMLVTAIRSATVQAIAMDARGFATAHTRTWAMPSPFTAADAVGGAVGLVLLVWPWIARALVG, from the coding sequence GTGACGACCCGTGCACGCGTCGGCGGGGCGCTCGAGGTCCATGACCTCAGCTGGCGCCCCGCCGGCCGTCGGCTGCCCACGATCGACCACCTCGACCTGCGCCTCGAGCCCGGCAGCACCGTGCTGCTGGCCGGGGCGAGCGGCAGCGGCAAGTCGACGGTCCTGCTCGCGCTCGCGGGGCTGCTCGACGACGAGTCCGGGGACCTGAGCGGGCGGGTCGACGGCTCGGCTCGGCGCGGCCTGGTCCTGCAGCAGCCCGAGCACACGGTCGTGGCCGAGACCGTCGGCCGTGACGTCGCCTTCGGCCCGGAGAACCGGTCGGTGCCGCGAGCGGAGATCTGGGAGCGGGTGCACGGAGTGCTCGCCGACCTCGTCCCCGACGTCGACGAGGCGGCCGGCCCGCTCGAGACCTCGGGCGGCCAGCTCCAGCGCGTCTCCCTGAGCGGCGCCCTCGCCCTCGACCCCGAGGTGCTGCTGCTCGACGAGCCGGTCTCGATGCTCGACCCGGCGAGCGCGCACGAGGTCCGGGAGGCCGTCGCGACCCTCGCCCGCGAGCGCACGGTCGTGATCGCCGAGCACCGCGTCGAGCCGTGGCTCGATCTGGCCGACCGGCTGCTCGTGCTGGGCCCCCAGGCCCGGATCCTCGCCGACGGCGATCCCCGCACCCTGCTCGCCGAGCAGCGCGAGACGCTGCTCGCGGCCGGGCTCGAGCTGCCCGCCCCGGCGACGGCCGCTGCGCAGGAGACGGCCGCTGCGCAGGCGACGGTCGCCGAGCCGGCGACGGCCGGGGACGCCGACGTCGCCGAGGTGCTCGCGCTCGAGGACGTCGCGGTCGTGCATCCCGACGGCACCGGCCGCCTCCTGGCCGAGCATCTCGAGCTGCACGCCCCGCCCGGCGCGCTGGTCGCGATCACGGGGCCGAGCGGCGCCGGGAAGTCGACCCTGCTGCGCCTCGTCGTCGGCCTCGACGAGCCGGCCGGCGGGACGGTGCGTCGCCCCGAGGCCCGGCGGCGGGCGATGGTGCCCCAGAACCCCGAGCACTCCTTCGTGGCCGGCACCGTGCGCGAGGAGATCCTCGCCTCGCTCTGGGTGTCCGATGCCTCGATCGCCGACCGGCTGCTCGCCGCGACCGACCTGGCGGCCCTGGCCGGCGCCAACCCGTTCACCCTCTCGGGCGGGGAGCAGCGCCGCCTCGCGATCGCGGCGGCGCTCGCCGCGCAGCCCGCGCTGCTCGTGCTCGACGAGCCGACGGTCGGGCTCGACGCCCGACGCGCGGCGGCGGTCCTCGATCTCCTCGACACCGCCCGCGCGCAGGGCTGCACGGTCGTCGCCGCGACCCACGACCCCGTCCTGGCCGCGCGCGCCGACCAGCGCGTCGAGCTGGCGGGAGGACCCGCGGCACAGCCCGCGCGCCTGCGCCGCCGGGCGGCGCCGGCGGCGCGGCTCAACCAGCTCACGATGCTCGCGATCGGGCTGCTCGCGATGATCGGCTCGTTCGCGGTCGACTCCCCCGCCGTGGGCGCGCTCGTGATGGCGCCCATCGTGGTGCTCGCGCCGCTGGCCGTCCGCTCGCTGCGCGCCGCCGCGCCCCGGGTCCTGCCGACCGTGCTCGCGATGGCGACGGTCGCGTGGTCGGTCGTGCTGCTGTCCCCCGCCTCGATCGGGAGCGCCGCTGCCTGGGAGCTCGCCGCCCGGGAGGCCCTGCGGATCGGGGCGCTCGTGCTGCCCGGCGTGCTCATGCTCGGCAGCCTCGACCCCACCCGGCTCGGCGACGCCCTGGGCCAACGGGCGCATCTGCCCGCGCGCATCGTGGTCGGCTCGACGGCGGGGTTGGCCCATCTCAGCACCTTCCGTCGCAGCTGGAGGATCCTCATGGAGGCGCGACGGCTGCGCGGCCTCGCCCCGCGATGGAGCCTGCGCCCCTACGCCTCGGCCACGCTCGGCATGCTCGTGACCGCGATCCGCTCGGCGACCGTGCAGGCGATCGCGATGGATGCGCGCGGCTTCGCGACCGCCCACACCCGCACCTGGGCGATGCCGAGCCCCTTCACCGCGGCCGATGCGGTGGGCGGCGCGGTCGGTCTCGTCCTTCTCGTCTGGCCCTGGATCGCCCGCGCTCTCGTCGGCTAA
- a CDS encoding MFS transporter: MREVLRRRDVRLLLASQTLSMFGDWTLLLVFGIWAKTLTGSNAIAGMTVLAMAAPGLLAPLAGVLVDRLPRRTVMITVKLISAAVVCTLWFVDGPDRLWLLFAVAMWYGLSTIIFNAAMTGHVQATLPIDQVGPVNGLLATVKQALRLIGPIIGAGLLRHAPPAPHPERGDGTCRRRLRHARLRAHHRLHRRRRRPRRRLALPGHPRAQRRRMRGRRRGPDRRHRPACAHHPVADLPGGPVRRRDHRSRDGPVRRQLSGRRSAGGRRLCAVAGCCR, translated from the coding sequence ATGCGTGAGGTCTTGCGGCGTCGCGACGTCCGCCTCCTGCTCGCCAGTCAGACCCTGTCCATGTTCGGCGACTGGACGCTGCTGCTGGTCTTCGGCATCTGGGCCAAGACCCTGACCGGCAGCAACGCCATCGCCGGCATGACCGTGCTCGCCATGGCGGCGCCCGGGCTGCTCGCCCCTCTCGCCGGAGTCCTCGTCGACCGCCTGCCCCGCCGGACGGTCATGATCACCGTCAAGCTGATCAGCGCCGCGGTCGTCTGCACCCTGTGGTTCGTCGACGGGCCCGACCGGCTGTGGCTGCTGTTCGCGGTCGCGATGTGGTACGGCCTCAGCACCATCATCTTCAACGCCGCCATGACCGGTCACGTGCAGGCGACGCTCCCGATCGACCAGGTCGGCCCCGTCAACGGCCTGCTGGCCACGGTCAAGCAGGCCCTGCGGCTGATCGGGCCCATCATCGGCGCCGGCCTGTTACGTCACGCTCCTCCAGCGCCGCACCCCGAACGCGGTGATGGGACGTGCCGCCGCCGGCTACGACATGCTCGCCTCCGTGCCCACCACCGCCTCCATCGCCGCCGGCGCCGTCCTCGTCGCCGCCTGGCCCTACCAGGCCATCCTCGCGCTCAGCGCCGCCGGATGCGCGGCCGCCGCCGTGGTCCTGATCGCCGTCACCGCCCGGCGTGCGCGCATCACCCCGTGGCCGATCTCCCCGGTGGGCCCGTCCGACGCCGCGACCACCGATCCCGGGACGGGCCGGTTCGCCGCCAGCTGAGCGGTCGGCGGTCTGCCGGCGGGCGCCGCCTGTGCGCCGTCGCAGGATGCTGTCGCTAG
- a CDS encoding ADP-ribosylglycohydrolase family protein — MGEIQGRGDAAADVRAQRARAVGCVVAAATGDALGAPYEFQAPIPASDDVAMTGGGILGWEVGEWTDDTSMAIVLLEAAASTPDGHDLRVESTLDQVAREWYSWSKGTPDIGTLTSHVVERAADAAQAAGRSVPRAQDFRAAAIAVHEESTQNAGNGSLMRTHVVALPYLDRDDDVLHEAVLEICRLTHYGEEVEEACVLWTFAVRHAILTGRLDIRVGLVRLSPERAELWAQRIEEAEAAPPATFGRNGWVVHAFQAAWSAIHRACPTIPEGKFAQRTAMTDTLDGAVRAGYDTDTVACIAGGLLGAALGHKSVLPEWRRALFGWPGYEVSELANLAERVVDLPVPASLPEAPVVLEGEPPLAAL, encoded by the coding sequence GTGGGCGAGATCCAGGGTCGCGGGGATGCGGCGGCAGACGTGCGCGCGCAGCGTGCCCGGGCGGTGGGCTGCGTGGTCGCGGCGGCCACCGGCGACGCCCTCGGCGCGCCGTACGAGTTCCAGGCGCCGATCCCCGCCTCCGACGACGTCGCGATGACCGGCGGCGGCATCCTCGGCTGGGAGGTCGGCGAGTGGACCGACGACACCTCCATGGCGATCGTGCTGCTCGAGGCCGCCGCCTCGACCCCGGACGGGCATGACCTGCGCGTCGAGTCCACCCTCGACCAGGTGGCCCGCGAATGGTATTCGTGGTCCAAGGGCACCCCGGACATCGGCACCCTCACCTCGCACGTCGTCGAGCGCGCCGCGGACGCCGCGCAGGCGGCGGGACGCTCGGTGCCCCGCGCCCAGGACTTCCGGGCCGCGGCGATCGCGGTGCACGAGGAGTCGACCCAGAACGCCGGCAACGGCTCCCTCATGCGCACCCATGTGGTGGCCCTGCCCTACCTCGACCGCGACGACGACGTGCTGCACGAGGCGGTCCTCGAGATCTGTCGGCTCACCCACTACGGCGAGGAGGTCGAGGAGGCGTGCGTGCTGTGGACCTTCGCGGTCCGCCACGCCATCCTCACCGGTCGGCTCGACATCCGCGTGGGACTGGTGCGCCTGAGCCCCGAGCGCGCCGAGCTGTGGGCCCAGCGCATCGAGGAGGCCGAGGCGGCGCCGCCCGCGACCTTCGGACGCAACGGCTGGGTCGTGCACGCCTTCCAGGCCGCGTGGTCCGCGATCCATCGGGCCTGCCCCACGATCCCCGAGGGCAAGTTCGCCCAGCGCACCGCGATGACCGACACGCTCGACGGCGCCGTGCGCGCCGGCTACGACACCGACACGGTGGCCTGCATCGCCGGCGGCCTGCTCGGCGCGGCGCTCGGCCACAAGTCCGTCCTGCCCGAGTGGCGCCGCGCCCTGTTCGGATGGCCCGGCTACGAGGTCAGCGAGCTCGCGAACCTCGCCGAGCGCGTCGTCGACCTCCCCGTCCCCGCGTCCCTCCCCGAGGCCCCCGTCGTGCTCGAGGGCGAGCCGCCGCTCGCCGCGCTCTGA